Part of the Deltaproteobacteria bacterium genome is shown below.
TAGGTCAAATTGATTAAATTAATAGCAAGAAAAGCGGGAATTGACAATATCTATCTGGAAAGGGCGGAGGGGGGTAAGGCGTAAAAAAGGTCAGGCGGGAAGGGGGTTCACAAAGCGCCCCGGTAGACCTCGTCGAAGAGTTCTTCGGGCGTTGTTATGTCCGGCCTGCGCAAGAGGGCCTTGGTTATCATGTCTTTGGCCTCGTTCGGGGAATGGCCCAACTGGCGGGTGAGGACGTCGGTCACCTGCTCCACGGCCCCCCTTGTTTCCTCCAAAGGTTCGATCCCCGGGGTCGGCCCGGCGTGGGTATCCACGAAGCGGCCCAGCTTGCCGTTTAGGGTGGCCACTATCTTGTCCGCAGTGCGCTTCCCGACCCCCTTCAGGCGCAGAAGGGCGCGGGAGTCGCGGTTTTCCACGGCAAGGGCGATCTCGGTTATGGGTATGCACAGGGCGGCCACGGCCTTTACCGGGCCTATGTCCTCCACCGAAAGGAAGACCTCGAAAAATTCTCGTTCCTCTTCGGAGTTGAAACCGATGAGAAGCGGCTTGGGGGAGCGCTCGGTCTGGTGCCAGTAGATGAAAAGCCGCAGAAAATCGCCGGGCCCGGTTCCCGCAAGGCTTTCGGCCACTACCTGGGGGAGGAGGACCTCGTAGCCGACCCCATTGGCCAGCACCATCACCCGGTCGTCTTTTCTGCGGAAAAGGCTGCCTTCGATGTATCCGATCATGGAGATTTCCGGGAAAAGGGGGAAAGGCCCCGGTAGAGGCCAACCAGGGCCAGGGCCAGGGCGTCGGATGCGTGGGAGGGGCGTATGGCCTCGGTGCGGCCAAGCCTGCTCCGCACTGCCAGCTCAAGCTGCTCCTTGGTGGCGGAGCCGT
Proteins encoded:
- a CDS encoding Holliday junction DNA helicase RuvA — protein: MIGYIEGSLFRRKDDRVMVLANGVGYEVLLPQVVAESLAGTGPGDFLRLFIYWHQTERSPKPLLIGFNSEEEREFFEVFLSVEDIGPVKAVAALCIPITEIALAVENRDSRALLRLKGVGKRTADKIVATLNGKLGRFVDTHAGPTPGIEPLEETRGAVEQVTDVLTRQLGHSPNEAKDMITKALLRRPDITTPEELFDEVYRGAL